The sequence GGCAATGGCCTCTTCTTGGGGTAACTCTGTACGCAATGCGTAAAGGCCATTTCTGATTTTAAGGAAAAGGTTATCACAATGGTCCTTGATGAACTCTTGCGTTGCCCGAAGTGATACGTCAAAAATACGCTGGAAATCGAGGGGTGAAAAAAGGCGGATGCCTTTTGTTTGAAGATATTGTTGAACAAATAAAGGTTTAAGTTTTCGCTCCATATAGCGCTAAATATTAAACGTATTATTAAGGCTATTTTAGTCCCTTTCCCAAAAGATGCAAGTTTTTTATTGGACCTGTTTTGTCTGTGGAGATTGCTTGAGGGCTTTCAATTAAAGTTGTGTTTGATTTGCCTTCCACTTTTCTAATTCTATTTTTGTGAGGTATTGAAGCTCATAAAGTTTTTCCATGATTCTTTGAACACTCTCTTCGATAGATTCTTTGTCCGAATGGATGATGATTTCGGGATGAAGAGGCGCTTCGTAGGGATCTGAAATTCCGGTGAAATTTTTTACTTCTCCTGCCAGGGCCTTTTTATAAAGGTCTTTCACATCGCGTTGGGTCAGCATTTCAACGGAGCACTTCACGTAAATTTCTACAAAATTTCCGATCTCTTTTCGAATCTCGTCCCGCACGTCTCGGTAGGGAGAAATCACGGCCGAAATGGCGATCACGTCATTTCGAGTGAGGAGTTGGCAGAGAAAACCAATCCGGCGAATATTGATGTCACGGTCTTCTTTCGAGAATCCTAACCCCTTACTGAGATGGGTTCGGACAATGTCGCCATCAAGGACTTCAACTTTTCGACCTAGATTTTTGAGAATCTTTTCGATGATTTTAGAAAGGGTTGATTTTCCAGAACCGGAAAGCCCTGTAAACCACAATGTGAAACCGCTGGACATAAAACTTTCTTTGATTTTTTACTTATCGCTTACAACTTATAACTTATAACTGTTTTTACTCCACCACATCGTGTTCGATGGGTTTAACTTTAATCCCAAGATCTTTGAGGTGTTTAATGGCTTTTTCGACCTCTTCTTTTTCTCCATCCATTTCTAAAGCGATCAGGCCAACACCTGTGCTCACACTGGCGCTTCGAACGTTGGTCACGACCTTAAACTTGTGACCCAGTTCATAGATCACAGGTTCTTTGATGAGAATTT comes from Chlamydiota bacterium and encodes:
- the cysC gene encoding adenylyl-sulfate kinase, whose protein sequence is MSSGFTLWFTGLSGSGKSTLSKIIEKILKNLGRKVEVLDGDIVRTHLSKGLGFSKEDRDINIRRIGFLCQLLTRNDVIAISAVISPYRDVRDEIRKEIGNFVEIYVKCSVEMLTQRDVKDLYKKALAGEVKNFTGISDPYEAPLHPEIIIHSDKESIEESVQRIMEKLYELQYLTKIELEKWKANQTQL
- a CDS encoding NIL domain-containing protein, with protein sequence MKRKVYLTFPEILIKEPVIYELGHKFKVVTNVRSASVSTGVGLIALEMDGEKEEVEKAIKHLKDLGIKVKPIEHDVVE